A stretch of DNA from Myotis daubentonii chromosome 12, mMyoDau2.1, whole genome shotgun sequence:
ctgtacgtacCCCGACTGGGcaagggatcgaacctgcaacccaggtacgtgcccttgactggaatcaaacccacaaccctttggtctatgggctgacactgtaaccactgacccaaactggccagggccagagttaatcattttctttctttaaaaaaaatatttttttattgatttcagagaggaaagcgggagagagagatagaaacatcaatgatgagagagaatcattgatcagctgcctcctgcacgccccccactggggattgagcctgctacTGGagcacgtgtccttgaccagaatcaaaccaggggccCTCCAGTCCACAGCTggagctctatccattgagccaaaccgactagggccagAGTTGATCATTTTCATTCTTCTCAACATATTTGggggaaagaaatgaagaaacctGTATAACTGGTCACATTATTCTTCAGATCCACAAATTAACTTACTTGATAGTTGATAAATTACTAATGCCCAGTGTTTTCCAGTATCTTTTTCCAGTGTCCCTTTGAACTTTGGTAGGATTTTGTATTTAACCTAATTTAATTGAGAAACAAAGTAAATGATTGCTAAGTCCAGGTTTTAATGTCTTCTACATCTGTTGTCTCTGAAATTAGCCATTTCTGTTTAATATTGAAAATCCATTGACAGTAAtattaagtagaaaaaaatgaagtgagTGTAACAGAAGAATTGACAGGATGTTGGCATTTGTCTTTACCTCTGGATTTTGAACCATGAGCATGTTCTTTTATACTTTAATCAAATATGCAAGCATCTCTAATGCATTTTTCACAGCAAATTTGAAAGTCATAGTagtaagattttaaaatcattttaagtgtCCACCACATTTGAAAAGTATTATAGCTgaacaataatatttaaaagtcatttgAAGTGGTTCACAGatgatattttatttactataaTGTTTAAGTTATAATTAATGGGAAtagtaactataaaaataaaaatagatcttaaattttatagaatttggAAACTTGCTTTTAAGAGCTATTTAATTATAGCAAAGTTTCTGTTGTATATGTTTTAAACCATACCATTCGGCACATGAAAGTGCAGTGGTTGTCCTGGAATTGCATAATAAGATGGGTACCTTCCCTCAGAAGCAAAGTATGGAGCAGGGTGATAAAACCAAGCCACATTGTCTGTATTGGGTAGAATATTCTGTTCTCCTAGTACTTTCAAAGCCATTAGGGTGATCATATTGATTGTCTGCATTCGTTTATTAGCCACGAGGCAAATGGTGCTTTCATTTATAACTCTACGCAAGGTCATAAGGTAGTCATACTTGCTCTTTTCTTCACCTATGAAATGGCTGTGGAGGTACGATTCAATCTTCTTTTGCTGTTCTACTATATcaggaaaatcaatgaaaaatctaGAATACATGCAATGTTCCAGGGATGTGATTTCCATTTCACAAGCTGGCTTGAAGTCGTGAACCAGCAAGTTGCTGTACTTCAGAAGGCCACTGCCTCTAATCTCTTCAGGTTTTCTGGTAGATATAAGCTTGCATTGCAAATGCATTATTGCTTCTTGGAACGCGCCATACATGCTTTCAACTTCCCACAACAGGATAAGATTCTTGGGTGAGCTTAGCATTTTTGTCACTGTAGAAGTCTAACATGGAATCCAAAGAATTTGAAAGGAATCTACACTGAACTCAAACTGTCGTCTGAGCGAATTCACAAACCTTAGCTCTACATTCTTCCCAGAGTCATTTGAAAGAGAGACAAGACTCCAACGATCGTGCTTATTGCAAATTTGGACCATCTTCTGCACATAAGCCTCTTTCATGGTCTTTAGGGTGATCTGTTCCTTCTTTACACCTTGTGGTAAAAAGTCAAGTAGACAACCTAGAACTGCATCCTTAACAACCTGGAATTCTTGATTATTTGATAGTTCAACAAGAAAAATAACGTCCAGATCCTTGTAGCTGATTCCATTGTGGCTTGCAAGTATGTAACTTGCAGTGGAACCATTCAGTCGGGTATCTTTAACAATAATTCCTTGCTCTATCAGTTGATCTTTCACAACACGAATAATACACTTGGGTTTTACCTCCAGTGTGGGGAAACTCCCCCTTCCATGAACTGGAATTACTTCATCCAGCACTTGATCCAGTATTATAACTTGACCCCAAGTGAGATTGCTGACTCCAATTTCAGACATTGTGTAGTGTTAGTAAGTCAACTAGAAAGCAAGCACAATATTGAGAAGAAATGttagcatctttttttaaaaaaatatattttattgatttttgtacagagaggaagggagagagatagagagttagaaacatcgatcagctgcctcctgtacatctcctactggggatgtgcccgcaacccaggtacatgcccttgaccggaatcgaaactgggacccttcagtctgcaggctgacgctctatccactgagccaaaccagtttcagcgaAATGTTAGCATCTTGAAATCAGTGTTATacccaaagttttaaaaaagttaaaaatagactTACCCTCAACATAAATCAAACTAATACTAGGAAGTAAATTATCAATGTATCTAATTGTGATTaaatatataagtgaaataaaatcaCTTTGACTAAGTCAAAATTATTAGATTCATTAGTGTATGCAAACAGACAATTCTCATAAATTTGTtagaattttagttatttttatgtaaaatggcggcctttctcaatttttattcatgtaaatactataataattatatttggTGTTATAAATTGTGCTCATGAGATAATCATGTCATTGAGGTTTATTATCATGGATTTAAAGTGAGATCAGGCCTTagctggtttctcagtggttagagtgtcagcccttgaaccaaagggttgcaggttcacttcTCAGTTAAAGGCACATGCCTCAGTTACAGCTTCGATCCCTAGCCCCAGCTGGAGCccgtgccggaggcaaccaatccatgtgtctctcttacaaagatgtctctctctttctctttctctctctctttctccatcccttccactttctctaaaaattaatttaaaaaatcctcaggtgaggataaaattacattaaatttttaaaaataaagtgagatcAAGATAGCatgtctggcccagctgctgtggctcagttgtttgagcattgtcccttgaaccaggaggtcacagttcaattcccagcacatgccctagttcagtaggggagtgtgcaggaggcagccgatgaatgttCCTCTCTggtcaatgtttctacctctccctctcccttcctccctctgaaactaataaaatcattaaaaaaaaaaagatgtctggGTGTTAGACCCAACTGACTGAATGTCAAAATGGTCAAAAGCAATATATATCTTTAATCCAAAATCATTAGAGAAttcattatataaatatgtatgtatatattgcacagaaaatgaaaattagaatttttaaaaatagccttagGAAAAAAGCCTAATTATGGAAATAAATATGTGATACACACATTATTATCTGTGATAGTAGATTTgtggcacacacacaaacacatatagacatatattaatacagaaatataatgaaatacaTTTTGCAATGGAATAAATATGTGATTTATATTGATCTGGAATCTATACACACCTCCAACATGCTCACCTATATTAACAGATAATTCAGATCTGAGGGTAATTTATGCTTCTTTGGCACAGCTACTATTCATTTTCACATAATGTACAACATCAGTACAATGTTGTAAATACAAATTTCAAATATGGCATTAAAACAATAAGACTTCATGTGTGGATTATGGCTCAGCATTTAACTGTTATAgctcatactaggggcccggtgcacaaaatttgtgcactgggtgtgtgtgggggggaatgtccctcagcccagcctgccccctctcacatactgggagccctcaggtgttgacccccatcaccctccaatcgcaggatcggccccttgcccaggcctgacacctctgacagaggtgtcagggctgggcaggggaccctcatttccccccatcactggttctgcccccagcccaggcctgatgcctcagcaaGAGGcatagccccccatcaccctccgatcgcctgatcggtcccttgcccaggcctgacgcctccaccagaggtgtcaggcttggacaggggacccccacctccccatgatcactggctctggcccccgcccaggcctgaggcctctggcccaggaatcatgcctgggcaggggacccccatctccctctgatcgcttgctccaccccccgcccaagcctgatgcctctgacccaggcttcaggcctgggcaaggggaccatcatatccccccaatccccggctcagccccccgcccaggcctgatgcctcggccataggagttgaccctcatcaccctctgatcaccaatcaccggatcggccccttgaccaggcctgaggcctccggcagaggtgtcaggcctgggcaggggacccccagctccctgcagttgcaggctccgcccctgcccaggcctaacacctctggccgaggcgtctggcccgggcagcggggacccgcagctgcagcggccccgcgatcgtgggctccactttaggcccaggcaagggacccctagctcccaggactgccagcttcgaccgtgcccagctcccatcgctggctccacccctacttcctgctatcactggccagggcggaaaaggcacctgattctctgatcatggctgtggggcagggcaaaggcggccccagggccgcctttgccctgccccccagctcttagctcccccctgggtttccgatcactgtcagtggcaggaggcttcttcctgctttccctttcgcctccctgcattgtgcctacatatgcaaattaaccaccatcttgttggcagttaactgccaatcatagttggcagttaatttgcatatagccctgattagccaatgaaaagggtatcgtcgtacgccaattaccatttttctcttttattagtgtagatagcagaATCAAATACTTATATCAAAGATAAAAAACATTACAAAATTTATTGGGAAATTTAATTTGAATTGCTAAATCCAAAAGCTGGCTAAATATAAACTGAGGATGACTGTTATATTAACAATGGAAAAACTACAACAAATCCATCCACATTGCTTATGTTTATGTTTGGGTATAGTATAGTTCTGAGTTACTGATAGTGTGTTTATTAAGAATGAAATATAAAGCTATATTTTTATGGACTGAAAGCCCAGATTCAAGGCAGAAATCCTTCAATAATATTCCACATAAACACAAACATCAGCATAAAAGCTGAAATCCCAAGTTATCCTTCTCCAAATGTGGAGATCAGCAGTAGTTTAGTATTTGGCAGAGCATATACATCTTGTCTAACTTTCTGCCTTCTCCCAATTTATCCTTAAAGCTATCACTTTTTCCATCTGGCTCAACCAAAATTACCATTCCTATAATGTATCTGACTAGAGTAAACACTGAAATCGAAACACAGTGGTTTCCATTATTCAATTGGATAAATTCACTAGGAATGCAAGGCAAAAACAAAAGAGTTGGCAAAATTTCACAAAGTACTGCAAATAGATGTTTCTATAGTAAATTATAATTGTTCACCCTGCTATCATCTTGTGGTCCTTCTGATtatgggaggaaaagaaaaacttaGCAACTGTTTTCATATTTGTATTAATATTAGAATGACTAGAGCCCtgatgcactaaattcatgcaagagtaggccttccttcccccggctgccagcactggcttccctctggcacccgggaccctgcgcttcccttgtagccctggcttcgaccagaaggtcatccagtctaattagcatattatgcttttattattatagatattttcaaagagaatgagaaagactTAAAACTTACATTGGAGGGATTATTTTCAATGTTGTAATGTAGTTGAAATAATAAGATAATTCAGTGGATCCTTCAGTGACAATAAGAATCTTCTTATCACtaaataaagtaatgaatcaGTCAGGAAAACTGCAACgagcaaaaaaagcaaaaaatagagTTCTTTGATAAATATCACATACAAATATACAAGTAATATGACGACCCCTGGCCAGTAGTCCTACAAATTatacagagggagagagggatggagggaaaaaaggaggaagtaaggaaagaggggagagggagagggagagggagagagagagggagagagagagagagagagagagagagagagagagagagagagagtttgtaAACACAGGTTTTTGAGTCCTGCTTCCAGAATTTCTCATTCAGGTCAGCAGTAGGCCTGAATATTTGCATTTATATCAACTtgccaggtgatgctgatgatgCTGGTTAAGGAACCACACTTTAAGAACCACTATTCTACCCCAGCCAgcgtggtttagtggttgagcatcaacctatgaaccaggaggtcatggtttgattcccggtcagggtacatgcctagttGCTGGCTTTGAGGGCTTGGTCcctggtaggaggcatgcaggagccagctgatcaatgattctctctcattattgatgtttctttctctctctccctttccttgctctctgaaataaataaaaatataattaaaaagctttaattaataaaaaagaaccactactctagaaaaaaacctgaaaaacaatATTTGCATGTATACCAGCTTCCCATGTATGCTGTTGATGCTGATTAGGGAACCACactttaagaaccactgctctaaaaaaaaaacaaaaaaaaaaactgaaaaagaaaaagtccaaATAGCCATACCTGGTCCCTCTTAATTTGGTtatgtctattttatttaaagtattacattgaATATTGCAGATAATTATAATCAAAgtgttttttctttacattttaacaaTCCACTATTATTTTCTCAACTAAAAATTAAAGCTAATAGAAAGTCTATAAAATTTGTATCAGGACTCAAAAATACAAGTCTAACTAGACATCATAAATGATTgtacatatagatagatacacaTATACCTACATTTAGATAAACAGACAAAAACAGACTTTGATCACAATGTATTTTTCTAACTCTAAATTCAACAATACATAAACATGCATGTGGGAgcgacacatcgattggctgcctcctgcagagaaATCTGATCACTTTCTTCCCATTCTGCTCCAGCGCCCACACTTACGCTGTCTTGTGCGTGCGTGTTTTTCTCTGTGTTGCTGCGATGTTGCTTGTTGGTTTTAAGCGCTAAAAGTGTGCACTGTTCTGAGGAAATCGTCTTCCAACTCTTCAGGTGTAGCCCAGTCCCTTCCAGGGAAATGTGAGAGCTCCTGGCAGCACCGCCCCCGTCCTCTCTCCCTCCGCTCCTTCCGTGGCTGGTGGGGGTCGGTAGCTACCAGAGCTCAACAGCCACCACGTCAGGCTTCTCTTGCTTCTGACGCGCCTCATGCAaagagctgctgctgctccaaACTGCAACCAGCCCCAGAGAGGGAGCTGGCCCGAGAGAACTCTCGGTCCCTTTGGAGGGAGCGACTGGGTGGAGCATCATGGAGAAGACTCAGGAGTGCGGGAGGCTTCTGGGCAAGCCGGGAGCTAAACTGCCTCGTGAGACCACAGCCCCATCCCCTCTGCACTGGACCCTGTTCCGCGCACCAGGACTCTCACAATATACTCAGTGACCAGGTGAGCATTCCCCAAGTCATTCCAGAGCTCTTATCCTTCGGTGGATGACCCTGTCAACACTCAAGGGAGCAAGGATTTTCTGGAGGCTGAAGAGGACTTTGGAATTATAGTCAACAGCACATGCAACTTTCACAGGGATCATGAACAATATTGGAAGAGGCAGAAAAGTAGGAACTCACCAGAACGCTCCAGGAAATGCCTcggctttcaaatatttatatacttgTTAGCTTCTCCCCTCACTGAACCCCATCAGCCATAAGAATGCACTTTATGAACCGCTGCTCTCTTCCAGTCTGTCCGGGAAGGAGCACCCTGGAAGAGGGCTGGGTGTGTCCCTAGAGGGAGGCTCTGGAgggagcctgtggcaggcacacaGGAAAAGGGGAGGGTGGTCAGAGACAGTCAGGGAGAAACGTGTATACattaaaacagcctggtactagcataagaacaggcatatagatcaatgggacagaacagagagcccaggaaTCAACCACACCTTGATGGTCagttgatatttgacaaaggaggcagagcatacaatggggtaaagatagtctcctcaataaatggtgttgggaaaattggacagatacatgcaaaaaatgaagcCAAACCGAGAATGtataccacacacaagaataaattaaaaacggataaaagccttaaatgtgagtcataaaaccataaaaatcctagaagagaaCATATATAGCAAAATCTTAGACACTTCTTGAAGCATTATTTTTGCTGATATGTCTCCTatggcaagggaaataaaggaaaagataaacaaatgggactacatcaaactaaaaagctctgcacaaagaaaccatcaacacaatgaaaagggaaggacactgggagaacatattcaccatcgattcatctgataaggggtaactctccaaaatatggaaacaacttaTACAACTCATCAccagaagataaataatccaattaaaaaatgggcaaagggcctacataaacacttctccaaagaggacattcagatggccaatagaccatctgaaaaaatggaaaaataatcaatCTCATTAATGATCagaggtgcaaattaaaaccacaatgatttatcacctcacacctgccagaatggctaccaacaaatcaacaaacaacaagtgctggtgaggttgtggagaaaagggaaccctagttcactgctggtgggaatgcagagtagtgcagccactgtggagaacagtatggagtttcctaaaaaataaaactgccttttgacccagcaatcccacttctgggactatatctaAAAAtaccctgaaacaccaatcagaaagagtatatgcactcttatgttcatagcagcgttctTTACAATAGCTgaaatctggaaacagctcaagtgcccatgagtagatgagtggataaaaaagctgtggtacatttacatgatAGGATCCTACATGGCCATAaataaaaggaattcttaccctttgtaatagcatggatggacctgaagattgttatactaagtgaaataagtcagtcagagaaacacaaataccatacgatctcacttatatgtggaacctaatgaacaaaataaatggacgaacaaaatagaatcagaggcatgggtaacagaacagactgacagctatcagaggggaggggagacgggaagactgggtgaaagaaggtgaagtGTTAGCCAAAgagcacatatgcataacccagagacatggacaatagtatgtgagggaagggagggtggtggCTGGGTGGGTGGAGTTGGGCAAGAGAAGGGAAAATGGAAATATCTGTAatggtgtcaacaataaaaataaagaaaaacacatttaataaaGTTACacattcagcccagccagtgttggtcagtggttgagcgttgaccctatgaaccagtttgattctggtaagGCGCATGCCTGGATCCATCTCCAGTGCGGGGGGTATAGGGTGCGGGGGGTGAAGGAgccagctaatcaatgattttctctcatcattgatgtttctatctctccctctccctctccctctcccttcctctctgaaatcaataaaaatatattttattttattttttaataatagtctttattatccataaatgagtgagatcatgtggtatttttccttcattgactggcctatttcacttagcataatgctctccagttccgtccatgctgttgcaaatggtaagaattccttcttttttacagcagcatagtattccatcgtgtagaataaaaatatatttaaaagaaataatgttaCACACTCAAATACTTACCCATCATTTTTAGATTGCTTTAGGACTTTGAATTTCTCTTCTGTATGTGTTAATAAAGGTTCAATTATATAACTATCCACAGAATAaatgcatagtatttcatttaaaaaattaaaagaaaggaataaggggagaaggaaggaaagaaattaattaaggaagaaaggaaaagagaaggcaATAGCAAGCATTTGCAACAGCTGCTGCCCAGGCTGCTAGCCACTGCTGTCCAAAGGCAACTAAGTGCTTAAATCTCACACCCTAGGCCCACGGGCTTTCCTTCCTCAGACTCATCCCCCTTGTAGGTAAAAACATTTCCTAGGCAACCTGTCCTCACACAATTCAAGGTGGCCCATGTGTACTGAGTCATATGGGTTCCACTTATCGCAGGAGGGCGATCTCTccacttctttccttcctccttagTGCTGAACTTTCTCCAGTGAATATACTGTCTGGCCTATGTCTTTCCTAACTCCCACCCATCCAActgcccccccgacccccccccccccgccacacacaattcctcttcctccccacactACTTCAATCATTGCCAACACAAACACAACTTAAATTCATTCCCAGAAGGCAGTTTTTATGAAATAAGTGGCTTGTTTTCCTAGTGTCTTTTTTCTTAACTCTCTTGATCATGAGGAGTTCCCTCCCTGACTTCAACACCTGCTGCTCCTGATTTGGCtagaatatttttcctctttctcccatagCTGCTTCTCACAAGAGAAAACAGCTGAATAgtattctttaaaacaatttttttcccaAAATGCAGTCCTTGACAGTTTAAAACGGAATTGccttaataaaatacattaaatttattattagtACTATTAAATGTATTAATCTtctttattattgacagtattacagatatcccccagctcctccccggcctttacctcccttctccagcccctgtcccatctcaggccttcaccacacacattattgtctgtccattggctatgcatatatgcatataaattctttggttaatctcttcccatctccccctccacttaaatgtggaatctaatgaacataataaactgatgaataaaataggtgcagaggcatggaaacatggaacagactgccagatctcagaggggaggggagttcaAAACTATAGAAAAAAACATATGTGAACACACTAGTTTACTGGatataaattttcttttgctGATATGTTGTAATTAAGCACACttggtattaaaaaaataagaattttacttTAATACTTCACTTTAAATATGTCTggagcaaaattttaaaaaatcatttactgTTAGGCTATTTATTGAGATGCCAATGTGTTAGTgcagtggtctgcaaaccacggcttgcgagccacatgcggctctttggccccttgagtgtggctgttccacaaaataccacgtgtgggcgcggacatacagtgcgattgaaacttcgtggcccatgcgcagaagtcggtttccg
This window harbors:
- the LOC132213867 gene encoding LOW QUALITY PROTEIN: terminal nucleotidyltransferase 5D-like (The sequence of the model RefSeq protein was modified relative to this genomic sequence to represent the inferred CDS: inserted 1 base in 1 codon; deleted 1 base in 1 codon) — translated: MSEIGVSNLTWGQVIILDQVLDEVIPVHGRGSFPTLEVKPKCIIRVVKDQLIEQGIIVKDTRLNGSTASYILASHNGISYKDLDVIFLVELSNNQEFQVVKDAVLGCLLDFLPQGVKKEQITLKTMKEAYVQKMVQICNKHDRWSLVSLSNDSGKNVELRFVNSLRRQFEFSVDSFQIXLDSMLDFYSDKNAKLTQESYPVVEVESMYGAFQEAIMHLQCKLISTRKPEEIRGSGLLKYSNLLVHDFKPACEMEITSLEHCMYSRFFIDFPDIVEQQKKIESYLHSHFIGEEKSKYDYLMTLRRVINESTICLVANKRMQTINMITLMALKVLGEQNILPNTDNVAWFYHPAPYFASEGRYPSYYAIPGQPLHFHVPNGMV